A DNA window from Streptomyces sp. 71268 contains the following coding sequences:
- a CDS encoding SulP family inorganic anion transporter has product MRPTALTLRRDFAASLVVFLVALPLCVGVAVASGVPAEVGLITGIVGGIVTGMLPGSSLQVSGPAAGLTVLVYEAVETYGLGALGVIVLVSGLAQLALGALGFGRWFRAISISVVEGMLAGIGLVIIAGQLYAMGDITAPKTGLDKITGLPGLVGDIAGSGDALIAFAVGAGVVAILATWPYLPAKVRVVPGALAAVLLATGVTALADLSIAKVKVQGLLDSVNVPGGGDFDDLAQVGIIGTIVAFTLIASAESLFSAAAVDRLHDGPRTDYDKELMAQGAGNTLCGVLGALPMTAVIVRSSANVHAGAVTKASRVLHGVWLLLFAALLPAVIGLIPLAALAGVLVHAGWKLLPLGHLVPMWRKHRGEAIILGVTAISIVAVNMFEGVLIGLALSIIKTAWETSHIQTSVKETPSGTIRVSLTGNATFLRLPKMLDTLEGLPADRPIELDLSGLRHLDHACSTALTGWAERHNDEGTVPVRIAAEARVDGAATAPDNTGADTTADADAPPSAPAEGRTEKERERVTA; this is encoded by the coding sequence ATGCGCCCCACCGCACTCACCCTGCGGCGTGACTTCGCCGCCTCACTCGTCGTCTTCCTCGTCGCCCTGCCGCTGTGCGTCGGCGTCGCCGTCGCCTCCGGCGTGCCGGCCGAGGTAGGGCTGATCACGGGCATCGTCGGGGGCATCGTCACCGGCATGCTCCCCGGCAGCAGCCTCCAGGTCAGCGGCCCGGCCGCGGGCCTGACCGTACTCGTCTACGAGGCGGTCGAGACCTACGGCCTCGGCGCCCTCGGCGTCATCGTGCTGGTCAGCGGGCTGGCCCAACTCGCCCTCGGCGCGCTGGGGTTCGGCCGCTGGTTCCGTGCCATATCCATATCCGTGGTCGAGGGCATGCTCGCCGGCATCGGCCTGGTCATCATCGCCGGCCAGTTGTACGCCATGGGCGACATCACCGCGCCCAAGACCGGCCTCGACAAGATCACCGGACTGCCCGGCCTGGTCGGCGACATCGCCGGGAGCGGCGACGCGCTGATCGCCTTCGCGGTCGGCGCCGGCGTCGTGGCGATCCTCGCCACCTGGCCGTACCTGCCCGCGAAAGTGCGGGTCGTGCCCGGCGCGCTGGCCGCCGTCCTGCTGGCCACCGGCGTGACCGCGCTGGCCGACCTGTCGATCGCCAAGGTCAAGGTGCAGGGCCTGCTCGACTCGGTGAACGTGCCGGGCGGTGGCGACTTCGACGACCTGGCCCAGGTCGGGATCATCGGCACCATCGTGGCCTTCACCCTCATCGCGTCCGCCGAGAGCCTGTTCAGCGCCGCGGCGGTGGACCGGCTGCACGACGGGCCGCGCACCGACTACGACAAGGAGCTGATGGCGCAGGGCGCGGGCAACACGCTCTGCGGCGTGCTCGGCGCGCTGCCGATGACCGCGGTCATCGTGCGCAGCTCGGCCAACGTGCACGCCGGGGCCGTCACCAAGGCGTCCCGGGTGCTGCACGGCGTGTGGCTGCTGCTGTTCGCCGCGCTGCTGCCGGCCGTCATCGGCCTCATCCCGCTCGCCGCGCTCGCCGGTGTCCTGGTCCACGCGGGGTGGAAGCTGCTGCCGCTGGGCCACCTGGTGCCGATGTGGCGCAAGCACCGGGGTGAGGCGATCATCCTGGGCGTCACGGCCATATCCATCGTGGCGGTCAACATGTTCGAGGGCGTGCTGATCGGCCTGGCGCTGTCCATCATCAAGACGGCCTGGGAGACCTCGCACATCCAGACCTCGGTCAAGGAGACGCCGAGCGGCACCATCCGCGTCTCCCTCACCGGCAACGCGACGTTCCTGCGGCTGCCGAAGATGCTCGACACGCTGGAGGGGCTGCCGGCCGACCGGCCCATCGAACTGGACCTGTCCGGCCTGCGCCACCTCGACCACGCGTGCAGCACGGCCCTCACCGGCTGGGCCGAGCGGCACAACGACGAGGGCACGGTGCCGGTACGGATCGCCGCCGAGGCACGGGTCGACGGCGCGGCGACGGCTCCCGACAACACGGGGGCCGACACGACTGCCGACGCCGACGCGCCGCCGTCCGCCCCGGCGGAGGGGCGCACCGAGAAGGAACGCGAGCGGGTGACCGCCTGA
- a CDS encoding FAD-binding and (Fe-S)-binding domain-containing protein, which yields MDASNYRRVPLAVVAPRDVDDIAATLAVCREHGVPVVPRGGGTSIAGQATGVGVVLDTTRYLNRVLSLDPEARTAVVQPGVICDELRSAAAPYGLTFGPDPSTHSRCTIGGMIGNNSCGAHSVAWGTTADNVREVTALLYGGERARLLGEGDGGGLDGLPVRLRDGLRGLVDGNLALLRTGFPELPRRISGYALDALLPERGLDLARAFTGSEGTLGVVSEATVRLVRAPGARALAILGYADENAAADAASTLLPHGPLTVEGMASDLVGPVAAASLPRGGAWLFVEVGGDSPEQARAHAGALLRDAAAECTDSAVITDPAHQRALWRVREDASGTATRMPDAGGASLPGRSRGLGGEAWPGWEDCAVPPARLGGYLRDFRALLAQHGLRGTPYGHFGDGCIHVRIDFDLLTEPGIARFRDFSYDLADLVVAHGGSLSGEHGDGQARAELLPKMYGNELVQLFERFKDLWDPAGGMNPGMLARPHRLDENLRFAVLPREPVDVAFGYPEDGGDFSAAVRRCVGVAKCRTTSVSGAGVMCPSYRATGDERHSTRGRARLLHEMLAGEVIADGWRSTEVRDALDLCLSCKGCRTDCPVGVDMATYKAEFLHHHYAGRLRPAAHYAMGWLPVWLRTAAALRLAPVANAAARVGPLAALAKRVGGIAPERDLPELAAEPFPRWWRTRARRRAGRPGVRERGRDRDRDRGRDRPTVVLWPDTFTSYLAPSVGRAAVAVLEDAGLRVVVPPTGPGRPLCCGLTWVSTGQLDRAKQVMRRAVDAVTPALDAGLPLVVLEPSCAATLRADLPELLGPDTPGAARLAASVLTFAQALDQYAPNWHPPRVDRPVVGQTHCHQHAVLGDAAERTLRERAGLTGELSGGCCGLAGNFGFEAGHYEVSVACAEEALLPAVRDRPDGAEVLADGFSCRTQLHQLAGQRARHLAEVLAEALAGRRDEE from the coding sequence ATGGACGCCTCGAACTACCGCCGCGTGCCGCTCGCCGTCGTCGCGCCGCGCGACGTGGACGACATCGCGGCCACCCTCGCCGTCTGCCGCGAGCACGGCGTGCCCGTCGTACCGCGCGGGGGCGGGACCTCGATCGCCGGGCAGGCGACCGGGGTCGGGGTCGTGCTCGACACGACCCGGTACCTGAACCGCGTCCTCTCGCTCGACCCCGAGGCCCGTACGGCCGTCGTCCAACCCGGTGTCATCTGCGACGAGCTGCGCTCGGCCGCCGCGCCGTACGGGCTGACGTTCGGGCCCGACCCGTCCACGCACAGCCGTTGCACCATCGGCGGAATGATCGGCAACAACTCCTGCGGCGCGCACTCGGTGGCCTGGGGCACCACCGCCGACAACGTGCGGGAGGTGACGGCGCTGCTGTACGGGGGCGAGCGGGCGCGGCTCCTCGGGGAGGGGGACGGTGGCGGCCTGGACGGGCTGCCCGTCCGCCTGCGGGACGGGTTGCGGGGGCTGGTGGACGGGAACCTGGCGCTGCTGCGCACCGGCTTTCCCGAGCTGCCGCGCCGCATCTCCGGGTACGCGCTCGACGCGCTGCTGCCGGAGCGCGGCCTCGACCTGGCGCGCGCCTTCACCGGCAGCGAGGGCACCCTCGGGGTGGTCAGTGAGGCGACGGTACGGCTCGTACGGGCGCCGGGGGCGCGGGCGTTGGCGATCCTCGGGTACGCGGACGAGAACGCCGCCGCCGACGCGGCCAGCACGCTGCTGCCGCACGGGCCGCTGACCGTCGAGGGCATGGCCAGCGACCTGGTGGGGCCGGTCGCCGCCGCGTCGCTGCCGCGCGGCGGGGCCTGGCTGTTCGTGGAGGTGGGCGGCGACAGCCCGGAGCAGGCGCGGGCGCACGCCGGCGCGCTGTTGCGCGACGCGGCGGCCGAGTGCACCGACAGCGCCGTCATCACCGACCCCGCCCACCAGCGCGCCCTGTGGCGCGTCCGCGAGGACGCCTCCGGCACGGCCACCCGGATGCCGGACGCCGGGGGCGCCTCACTGCCCGGGCGGAGCCGAGGGCTCGGGGGAGAGGCGTGGCCGGGGTGGGAGGACTGCGCGGTGCCGCCGGCCCGGCTCGGCGGCTACCTGCGGGACTTCCGCGCCCTGCTCGCCCAGCACGGGCTGCGCGGCACGCCGTACGGGCACTTCGGTGACGGCTGCATCCACGTGCGGATCGACTTCGACCTGCTGACCGAGCCCGGCATCGCGCGCTTCCGCGACTTCTCGTACGACCTGGCCGACCTCGTCGTCGCGCACGGCGGTTCGCTCTCGGGCGAGCACGGCGACGGGCAGGCGCGCGCGGAGCTGCTGCCGAAGATGTACGGGAACGAACTCGTCCAACTCTTCGAGCGGTTCAAGGACCTGTGGGACCCGGCCGGCGGGATGAATCCGGGGATGCTGGCCCGGCCGCACCGGTTGGACGAGAACCTGCGGTTCGCGGTGTTGCCGCGCGAGCCGGTGGACGTCGCGTTCGGCTATCCGGAGGACGGCGGCGACTTCTCGGCCGCGGTGCGGCGCTGCGTGGGCGTCGCCAAGTGCCGTACGACCTCCGTGAGCGGCGCCGGCGTGATGTGTCCCTCGTACCGCGCCACCGGCGACGAGCGGCACTCGACCCGGGGGCGGGCCAGGCTGTTGCACGAGATGCTCGCCGGCGAGGTCATCGCGGACGGCTGGCGCTCGACCGAGGTGCGCGACGCGCTCGACCTGTGCCTGTCCTGCAAGGGGTGCCGCACCGACTGCCCGGTGGGCGTGGACATGGCCACGTACAAGGCGGAGTTCCTGCACCACCACTACGCCGGCCGGCTGCGGCCCGCCGCGCACTACGCCATGGGCTGGCTGCCGGTGTGGCTGCGGACCGCCGCCGCGCTCCGGCTGGCACCGGTGGCGAACGCGGCGGCCCGGGTCGGGCCACTCGCCGCGCTGGCCAAGCGAGTTGGCGGCATCGCGCCCGAGCGTGACCTGCCGGAGCTGGCCGCCGAACCCTTCCCCCGCTGGTGGCGCACCCGGGCCCGGCGGCGGGCTGGCCGACCCGGAGTACGGGAGCGTGGCCGGGACCGGGACCGGGACCGGGGCCGTGATCGGCCCACCGTGGTGCTGTGGCCCGACACCTTCACCAGCTACCTCGCGCCGAGCGTCGGGCGGGCCGCGGTCGCCGTCCTTGAGGACGCCGGGCTACGGGTCGTCGTGCCGCCCACCGGGCCGGGCCGGCCGCTGTGTTGCGGGCTGACCTGGGTCTCCACCGGTCAGCTCGACCGGGCCAAGCAGGTGATGCGGCGCGCCGTGGACGCGGTGACCCCGGCCCTGGACGCGGGCCTGCCGCTGGTCGTCCTCGAACCGAGCTGCGCCGCGACACTCCGCGCCGACCTGCCCGAACTTCTCGGCCCCGACACACCGGGCGCGGCCCGACTCGCCGCGTCGGTGCTCACCTTCGCGCAGGCCCTGGATCAGTACGCGCCGAACTGGCACCCGCCGCGCGTGGACCGCCCCGTCGTCGGCCAGACCCACTGCCACCAGCACGCGGTGCTCGGCGACGCGGCCGAGCGCACGCTGCGCGAGCGGGCCGGGCTGACCGGCGAACTCAGCGGCGGCTGCTGCGGCCTCGCCGGCAACTTCGGCTTCGAGGCCGGGCACTACGAGGTCTCGGTGGCCTGCGCCGAAGAGGCGCTGTTGCCCGCCGTACGGGACCGGCCGGACGGCGCCGAGGTGCTGGCGGACGGGTTCTCCTGCCGTACGCAACTCCACCAACTCGCCGGCCAGCGCGCCCGCCACCTGGCCGAGGTGCTGGCGGAGGCGCTGGCCGGACGGCGGGACGAAGAGTGA
- a CDS encoding antibiotic biosynthesis monooxygenase, with amino-acid sequence MTAEDRTTTHTGAGGTAEVGEAAEPAVGPFAYPDATRADAGLATFSTWRVGTPERQRAAVDAIAATWRRLPWPTPELLGYSVYTGTDGETLLHYAQWTSEAAREAYVGAGRQAAHAAEIDAAVPGIERDGVTSYRLYRSAFTPRSRGPRAPAVGCAVAVSIEFDGPDEARLRRWVDGWFDGDEPEVDDFDGLLAAHFHVSTDGTRVLNYAEWVSVQAHVDALAAIHEDHQDNQEHQDHRDQQADDTDGDRDNDQWQNQLAFPGLKSTSFQRYHLSWTRTSPHPAPGPA; translated from the coding sequence ATGACCGCAGAGGACCGTACGACCACGCACACGGGGGCGGGCGGGACGGCCGAGGTGGGCGAGGCGGCTGAACCGGCCGTCGGCCCGTTCGCGTATCCGGACGCCACCAGGGCCGACGCCGGCCTGGCCACGTTCAGCACCTGGCGGGTGGGCACGCCCGAGCGGCAGCGCGCCGCCGTGGACGCCATCGCCGCCACCTGGCGGCGACTGCCCTGGCCCACGCCCGAGCTGCTGGGCTACAGCGTGTACACCGGCACCGACGGCGAGACGCTGTTGCACTACGCGCAGTGGACGAGCGAGGCGGCGCGCGAGGCGTACGTCGGGGCGGGGCGGCAGGCGGCGCACGCCGCCGAGATCGACGCGGCGGTGCCGGGCATCGAGCGCGACGGGGTGACGTCCTACCGGCTCTACCGCAGCGCCTTCACGCCGCGCTCGCGCGGCCCGCGGGCGCCGGCCGTCGGCTGCGCCGTCGCCGTGAGCATCGAGTTCGACGGGCCGGACGAGGCACGGCTGCGGCGCTGGGTGGACGGCTGGTTCGACGGGGACGAACCGGAGGTCGACGACTTCGACGGGCTGCTCGCGGCGCACTTCCACGTGAGCACGGACGGCACGCGGGTGCTCAACTACGCGGAGTGGGTGAGCGTGCAGGCGCACGTCGACGCGCTGGCCGCGATTCACGAGGACCATCAGGACAACCAGGAACACCAGGACCACCGGGACCAACAGGCCGATGACACCGACGGTGACCGCGACAACGACCAGTGGCAGAACCAGTTGGCCTTCCCCGGCCTGAAGTCCACCAGCTTCCAGCGGTACCACCTGAGCTGGACCCGCACCAGCCCGCACCCCGCCCCCGGCCCCGCCTGA
- a CDS encoding CsbD family protein, which produces MAADKKTEAKTDQAKGKVKEAAGRAVGNERLTADGRADQAKGDARHAKEKIKDVLKD; this is translated from the coding sequence ATGGCTGCCGACAAGAAGACCGAGGCCAAGACCGACCAGGCCAAGGGCAAGGTCAAGGAAGCCGCCGGGCGTGCCGTGGGTAACGAGCGCCTCACCGCGGACGGCCGGGCCGACCAGGCCAAGGGAGACGCCCGACACGCCAAGGAAAAGATCAAGGACGTCCTCAAGGACTGA
- a CDS encoding MerR family transcriptional regulator, producing the protein MFIGELAKRTGVSTRSLRYYEQQGLLRPRRRSSGYREYDDSDVATVRRVRVLLAAGLNTDLIREVLPCMADEGAILAPLCDEMAQDLRDERERMGRSIEQLQAAHAMLGSIIHAGEALTAGTGTRDETGAGVGGKA; encoded by the coding sequence ATGTTCATCGGCGAGCTGGCGAAGCGCACCGGCGTCAGCACCAGGAGCCTGCGCTACTACGAACAGCAGGGGTTGCTCCGGCCACGGCGGCGGTCCAGCGGCTACCGCGAGTACGACGACTCCGACGTGGCCACCGTGCGCCGGGTCAGGGTCCTACTCGCGGCCGGGCTGAACACCGACCTGATCCGGGAGGTGCTGCCCTGCATGGCCGACGAGGGCGCCATCCTGGCGCCGCTCTGCGACGAGATGGCCCAGGACCTGCGGGACGAGCGCGAGCGCATGGGCCGTTCCATCGAGCAGCTCCAGGCCGCCCACGCCATGCTCGGCTCGATCATCCACGCGGGCGAGGCGCTCACCGCCGGGACCGGGACCAGGGACGAGACCGGGGC
- a CDS encoding VOC family protein yields MAIQRMDNVGIVVENMDAAIAFFVELGMELEGRAEVEGLFADQCTGLDGVHCDIAMVRTPDGHSRLELAKYRNPAAISAGPRNQPHNVLGTHRVMFAVDDLEDTVARLRPHGAELVGEIARFEDSYLLCYLRGPEGIIVGLAEQLR; encoded by the coding sequence ATGGCGATTCAGCGGATGGACAACGTCGGCATCGTCGTCGAGAACATGGATGCCGCCATCGCGTTCTTCGTGGAACTCGGTATGGAGCTGGAGGGCAGGGCGGAGGTCGAGGGCCTCTTCGCCGACCAGTGCACCGGACTCGACGGCGTCCACTGTGACATCGCGATGGTCCGGACCCCGGACGGTCACAGCCGGCTCGAGCTGGCGAAGTACCGCAACCCCGCGGCGATCAGCGCAGGGCCGCGTAACCAGCCGCACAACGTTCTGGGCACGCACCGCGTCATGTTCGCCGTCGACGACCTCGAGGACACCGTTGCCCGCCTGCGCCCTCACGGCGCCGAACTCGTCGGCGAGATCGCCCGGTTCGAAGACAGCTATCTGCTCTGCTACCTCCGCGGCCCGGAGGGCATCATCGTCGGACTGGCCGAGCAACTGCGCTGA
- a CDS encoding putative protein N(5)-glutamine methyltransferase: MSPDAAQSPTHPVPGPCPGSDPYALPTSPPACPASPPAVTAPPDVVDRLRAAGCVFAEDEARLILRTARTPEEVETMVRRRVAGLPLEQVVGWAEFRGLRISLDPGVFVPRRRTEFLVSQAVAHATGRRSAAREGRAGAVVVDLCCGSGAVGAALVAALGPGTVLHAADVDPAAVRCARRNVAGVGGRVYEGDLFAPLPAALRGRVDVLAANVPYVPSDAVALLPSEARDHEPLVALDGGTDGLDVLRRVAAGAREWLAPGGCVLVETSERQAARAALAFVRGGLAARLTTSEELDVTVVVGTAPAAPPGRAAANAPAALLSPAAPEGRTHGYAAPPPPVPGSKSSTK, encoded by the coding sequence ATGTCCCCCGACGCAGCGCAGTCCCCGACGCATCCGGTCCCGGGCCCGTGCCCAGGCTCGGACCCGTACGCCCTGCCCACCTCACCTCCCGCGTGTCCCGCCTCGCCTCCCGCCGTAACCGCCCCGCCCGACGTGGTCGACCGGCTGCGGGCCGCAGGCTGCGTGTTCGCCGAGGACGAGGCGCGGCTCATCCTGCGTACCGCCCGCACGCCGGAGGAGGTCGAGACGATGGTGCGGCGCCGGGTGGCCGGGTTGCCGTTGGAGCAGGTCGTGGGCTGGGCCGAGTTCCGGGGGTTGCGGATCTCGCTCGACCCCGGGGTGTTCGTACCCCGGCGGCGTACGGAGTTCCTGGTCAGCCAGGCCGTCGCGCACGCGACTGGCCGGCGGTCGGCGGCGCGGGAGGGGAGGGCCGGGGCCGTCGTGGTGGACCTGTGTTGCGGCTCTGGCGCGGTGGGCGCCGCCCTGGTGGCCGCGCTCGGGCCGGGCACCGTCCTGCACGCCGCCGACGTGGACCCGGCCGCCGTGCGCTGCGCCCGGCGCAACGTCGCCGGCGTCGGCGGGCGCGTGTACGAGGGCGACCTGTTCGCGCCGCTACCCGCCGCGCTGCGTGGGCGGGTCGACGTGTTGGCGGCGAACGTGCCGTACGTCCCGTCCGACGCGGTCGCGCTGCTGCCGTCCGAGGCCCGCGACCACGAGCCGCTGGTGGCCCTCGACGGTGGCACGGACGGGCTCGACGTGCTGCGCCGGGTGGCCGCCGGCGCGCGCGAGTGGCTGGCGCCCGGCGGCTGCGTCCTGGTCGAGACGAGCGAGCGACAGGCCGCGCGCGCCGCACTGGCCTTCGTACGGGGCGGGCTGGCGGCCCGGCTGACCACCTCGGAGGAGTTGGACGTCACGGTCGTGGTGGGCACGGCCCCGGCCGCCCCGCCTGGTCGGGCGGCTGCGAACGCACCGGCCGCCCTGCTGTCGCCGGCCGCCCCGGAGGGCCGTACCCACGGCTACGCCGCGCCGCCGCCACCCGTCCCCGGCTCGAAGTCCTCCACGAAGTAG
- a CDS encoding DUF397 domain-containing protein, with the protein MEVAPGFPGVVPVRDSKDPHGPTLSFDAPAWEAFITGVKTGDFTA; encoded by the coding sequence ATCGAGGTAGCCCCCGGATTCCCCGGCGTCGTCCCCGTCCGTGACAGCAAGGACCCACACGGCCCGACCCTGTCCTTCGACGCCCCGGCATGGGAAGCATTCATCACCGGCGTGAAGACGGGCGACTTCACCGCCTGA
- a CDS encoding cupin domain-containing protein has product MSYLEPLAYPEPRYHGAEGEVNAVFRPADAPPDLSSPGGTTHYLATNESTGGEFGLYKVELAARSAGAKPHFHRAMSESFYVLSGELELYNGEKWVTGRAGDFLYVPVGGLHGFKNATDEPMTMLMLFSPGAPREEYFERVAEMSQRGGEELKRFRHRHDSYFVEDFEPGTGGGGAA; this is encoded by the coding sequence ATGTCGTACCTGGAACCCCTCGCCTACCCCGAGCCTCGCTACCACGGAGCCGAAGGCGAGGTGAACGCGGTCTTCCGGCCGGCGGACGCCCCGCCGGACCTCTCCTCGCCCGGCGGGACCACCCACTACCTGGCCACCAACGAGTCCACGGGTGGCGAGTTCGGGCTGTACAAGGTGGAGTTGGCGGCGCGTTCGGCCGGCGCCAAGCCGCACTTCCACCGGGCGATGTCGGAATCCTTCTACGTACTCTCCGGCGAACTGGAGCTGTACAACGGCGAGAAGTGGGTCACCGGCCGCGCCGGCGACTTCCTGTACGTGCCGGTCGGCGGCCTGCACGGGTTCAAGAACGCGACCGACGAGCCGATGACCATGCTCATGCTCTTCTCACCGGGCGCGCCGCGCGAGGAGTACTTCGAGCGGGTGGCGGAGATGTCCCAGCGCGGCGGTGAGGAGCTGAAGCGGTTCCGCCACCGGCACGACAGCTACTTCGTGGAGGACTTCGAGCCGGGGACGGGTGGCGGCGGCGCGGCGTAG
- a CDS encoding helix-turn-helix transcriptional regulator codes for MKRRPQVGRTTSAELFGELVRQLRIRADLTQDQLATALPVDRSLIGHIEAGKRRPDLSHVNVFDKLLDADGLLVEMWGKVDWYAAHPAHPDWFKKRAEMDARAVGLRVWQTQLVPGLLQTPDYATALFTRKGLSPEQVKDSVQARLSRQERFLDIDGPPLRVVLEESALYNVVGGAEVMRDQCAHLLNVQRTANMVIQVLLATRKETPRPTASLSLIVLPQGREVLYSESVNSGHFVHDPTVVRDAGRTYDLLRTESLSASETAALIRDVMERYDQGENPRTQRGNMAQEQLQRRQRRRLHRGSPRIPRRRPRP; via the coding sequence GTGAAACGCAGGCCACAGGTGGGACGTACGACATCGGCCGAACTGTTCGGCGAGCTTGTGCGTCAACTACGCATCAGAGCGGACCTGACCCAGGACCAACTGGCGACAGCCTTACCGGTGGACCGCTCACTCATTGGACACATTGAGGCGGGCAAGCGCCGGCCGGACCTGTCACACGTGAACGTCTTCGACAAGCTGCTCGACGCGGACGGCCTGTTGGTCGAAATGTGGGGCAAGGTGGACTGGTACGCCGCGCATCCCGCACATCCGGACTGGTTCAAGAAACGTGCGGAAATGGACGCTAGGGCGGTCGGTCTGCGCGTCTGGCAAACGCAGTTGGTGCCTGGCCTGCTCCAGACGCCGGACTACGCCACGGCACTGTTCACGCGAAAGGGGCTGAGCCCTGAACAGGTGAAAGACAGTGTGCAGGCGCGACTGAGTCGACAGGAGCGGTTCCTTGACATCGACGGCCCACCGCTGCGCGTGGTGCTTGAGGAGAGCGCGCTCTACAACGTCGTGGGCGGGGCGGAGGTCATGCGTGATCAGTGTGCCCACCTGCTGAACGTCCAGCGCACGGCGAACATGGTGATCCAAGTGCTGCTCGCCACGCGGAAGGAGACCCCGCGCCCCACCGCGTCGCTGTCGCTGATCGTTCTCCCACAAGGCCGCGAGGTGCTGTACTCCGAATCAGTCAACAGCGGGCACTTCGTCCACGACCCAACAGTCGTCCGCGACGCCGGGCGGACATACGATTTACTGCGTACGGAATCGCTATCGGCCAGCGAGACTGCCGCCCTGATCAGAGACGTGATGGAGAGGTACGACCAAGGTGAAAACCCCCGAACTCAGCGCGGCAACATGGCGCAAGAGCAGCTACAGCGGCGACAACGGCGGCGACTGCATCGAGGTAGCCCCCGGATTCCCCGGCGTCGTCCCCGTCCGTGA
- a CDS encoding SDR family oxidoreductase: protein MTTNSGTQQHSTGRRDNLVDKQDLAGKRAVVTGGTIGMGRAIVQALTDRGAEVVFTGRSDARLAEARAALDTPLAHPVRSDATDAAAIATLRDQVADRLGGIDYLFVNQGIAEFQTLEEVTEESWDRVFDVNAKGAFFTVQRLAPLLAEGGSIVFTTVSNDRIFPGLSAYSAAKEAVTAFSKVLAVELLPRGIRVNALAPGFILTPTMGVAELTDEQRAEFVEQGNASTPMGRGGTVDEVATAALYLAVDATFTTGVELPVDGGFGQGLGQ from the coding sequence ATGACAACGAACAGCGGTACCCAGCAGCACTCAACTGGCCGGCGCGACAACCTGGTTGACAAGCAGGACCTGGCTGGCAAGAGGGCCGTCGTGACCGGCGGCACCATCGGCATGGGCCGGGCCATCGTCCAGGCCCTGACCGATCGCGGCGCGGAGGTGGTGTTCACGGGGCGCAGCGACGCGCGCCTGGCCGAGGCGCGGGCCGCGCTCGACACCCCGCTGGCCCACCCGGTGCGCTCCGACGCCACCGACGCCGCCGCCATCGCGACCCTCCGCGACCAGGTCGCCGACCGCCTCGGCGGCATCGACTACCTGTTCGTCAACCAGGGCATCGCCGAGTTCCAGACGCTCGAAGAGGTCACCGAGGAGTCGTGGGACCGCGTCTTCGACGTGAACGCCAAGGGCGCCTTCTTCACCGTCCAGCGCCTGGCGCCGCTGCTGGCCGAGGGCGGCTCGATCGTGTTCACCACCGTCTCCAACGACCGGATCTTCCCTGGCCTCAGCGCCTACTCGGCGGCGAAGGAGGCCGTCACCGCCTTCTCGAAGGTGCTCGCCGTCGAGCTGCTGCCACGCGGGATACGGGTGAACGCGCTCGCCCCCGGCTTCATCCTCACCCCCACCATGGGTGTCGCCGAACTGACCGACGAACAGCGCGCCGAGTTCGTCGAGCAGGGCAACGCGTCCACGCCGATGGGGCGCGGCGGCACGGTGGACGAGGTCGCCACCGCCGCGCTGTACCTGGCCGTCGACGCCACCTTCACCACGGGCGTGGAACTGCCCGTCGACGGCGGTTTCGGGCAGGGCCTGGGGCAGTGA
- a CDS encoding isochorismatase family protein, translated as MTSALILIDLMPRIIDLPLAPHSGEEVLTRCRRLAEVFRASGRPVVLVRVERPNTTEQPPGSGFAAGLVQPSDVVIVKRTVGAFHGTDLHDQLRDRGVDTLVLAGLVTTMGVESTARAASDHGYEVEFVADAMSGFAADEHDFTVEKIFPRFGEVRDTAAYT; from the coding sequence GTGACCTCCGCGCTGATCCTCATTGACCTGATGCCGCGCATCATCGACCTGCCCCTTGCCCCGCACTCCGGCGAAGAGGTGTTGACGCGCTGCCGTCGGTTGGCTGAGGTGTTCAGGGCGAGCGGTCGCCCGGTGGTGCTGGTTCGGGTGGAAAGGCCGAACACGACCGAGCAGCCGCCGGGCAGCGGTTTCGCCGCCGGTCTGGTCCAGCCCAGCGACGTGGTGATCGTCAAGCGCACCGTCGGTGCGTTCCATGGCACCGACCTGCACGACCAGTTGCGCGATCGGGGCGTGGACACGCTGGTACTCGCCGGGCTGGTCACCACGATGGGGGTCGAGTCCACCGCGCGGGCCGCGAGCGACCACGGCTACGAGGTGGAGTTCGTCGCCGACGCGATGTCCGGCTTCGCTGCCGACGAGCACGACTTCACCGTGGAGAAGATCTTTCCCCGGTTCGGTGAAGTGCGCGACACGGCGGCCTACACCTGA